ACGACTAgtaaattgataatttcaagaaaaaaaaagtttatattttgttccAAAATAAGaggtaaaattattttgaaaaactccataattatttataattttgttgtcatacaagaatttgaaacatCATGTTTATATATAGGCAAATTTGCCTAGAGGACGTATTTCTCCAAAATACAGCTTCTAATGAACAtagtgttattattattttttcacataatcataaaatatatattaataaaccATGCATAGTACAAAGGACActtgaatattttgatttgtttaaaaaaaaataaaaaaaataagtaaaACAAATAGAAGTAAAGAGCGCTAATAAAGCATGttaagtaaaataaaaaaaaaaaaattaaaaacaatttaaagTCAAATgaaggaaaaaaagaaaaggaaaattgTTGATATGACAATAATAGAGTGAgttgataaattttcataaGCATAACGTAATGTAGGATAAGATAATAGTTATCAATATTCAATACGAATCAAAGAGGTACTAAAAATCAATGAAATATTGAGCATAAGGATCATCTGATTGGATACCATAATCGAAATGTTCTTCTGGATATTgatcaaataatgaagtaTCACCAACACCTGCAGTAATTGGTGGTTCATAAGGTGTTTCAATATCTCTagctaataatttttcccAAATGACTTCACTAAACCAAGGATGATTTTTCACATCTCTTGAACCATTTTGCAAATTCCCCAATCTTTTTGTTAAATCTGAAGTGATCAATCTAGTTAAAAGATCAATGACATCAGGGTGGAATCCCTGTGggaaattaattttaccTTGTAAAATCTTTTCATATGTCTTCATTGGTGTCACATCATAAAAGGGTGTATAACCTGCCAACATTTCGTAAATTAATACCCCTAGAGACCACCAATCAACAGATTTGTTATAAGGTTTTGTTGCAATAACTTCTGGGGCAATATAATCTGGCGTACCACATAAGGTCCAGGTTACAGAAGATACTTCTTTTGCAAACCCAAAATCAGCAACTTTGATATGACCATTACGATCTAATAAGATATTTTCTGGTTTTAAATCCCtataaatgatattattagcaTGTAAATATTCTAATGCAAGAACCACTTCTGCTGCGTAAAATTTTGCTACGGGATTTGGAAATCTTTGAGATTTTCTTAATAGAGAAAACAATTCACCACCTTCAATATAATCCATAACCATAAACAAATTCCTTGAATCTTGGAAAGTACCCCATAATCTGATAATAAAGGGATGCTCTACCAATTTCAACATTCTTCTTTCATCATTCGTATGCTCTATTTGTTTCATCTTGATGATCTGTTGCTTTTTCAATACTTTGATGGCATAGTACCTACCATTATGAACAGATCTGACTAGATGAACTCTACCGAACGAACCAGTACCCAAAGTACgcattatttgaaaatcttGAAGACCGTACTTACCCTTTGTGACTGTTGATCTTTGATGCTTGTGTACTACTTCATTATTGTTACTATCCATATCGATATTGACATTCCTTTGAATGGCTGCCTTCAAATCAGAAGCCATAGCAATATTACCTGCTTGATCATTATTACTGGAATCGACTGTAGTATGACCCATTTGTTGTTGCCGAATAAAAGCCTTctgctgctgctgttgATGATGGGGTTGTTGATGCTGATGTTGATAatcttgataatttattggCATATCCATAATTAACTTAATTTTATGGTATTAAGTAAACTGTTAATTATGGGTATTTTAGGGGATATCTTAATGTACAGATGTTCCTCGTATATTTTCTGGGAAGAAAAGTTTtccaatttaataaaacgTAAATTATTCGATCCTAAAACGATAATGACTAGAATTTGTATAGTTTATTATACTACCTATCAATCgaaagttaaaaaatgaaaaaaaaattatagaaataaaaataaaattgagaAATATGGAATGCAAAATAGATGCTcctaaattaaaattcttgGAAAAATTCTTCCAATTATCTTGGTTGAATggcaaaaatattattcaaatcgAAACTAATCTTTAATAACAATCTTGAATTCGAGTTATCATTTAAACTAAAAGTAAAAAGTCtataatccaaatattttgtttattaattcttAAATTTCTCTTACTTTTACAATCCCTTGAAATTTCATTCTACTACAGAATCTGTGGAGAAAACCTTAAACGGATGGCCCCAGTTTCTAAGTGCGAAATttctttctaaattttgaaCAGGAAGAATTTCGGATCTCCCCAGAAAAAACCCTATAAGGCTACAATTCGTACAACCCTAGGTTATAAAATGACAATAGCCAtactattatataaaacaataaacATCCAAATTAAATAGTTTCGTATAAGTCATTATAGAGTGTGTACAAAGCTATACATCATCTGTGTGATCATTATATAAACGTCTACCGGCTGTTATGGATAATGTCTCCCATTTCCAGCTTAGTCTCTGGGCCGCCGAGACCCTTAATCCACTGTCTTTGGAGACCGTTGCTCTTGGCTTCAATTACCTCCATGATTGCGTCCTTTGTAGCTTGTCTTTCCCGATCTCTCTCCTTCTCTTGTTTCCAACGTTTAGGCTCAAAGAGTTTAGTATTCCTACTAGAATGCCTGCTCTTGATCTTAAATTTGTCTTGAAAATCAAAACAAAGTAAAGTGCTATTCTCCACAAgcaatttttcatctttttcaGTAATGGAATAATAgtcttcattaatattgttAATTTCACTAATCTGAGTACTTTGCAAACCATTTTCGTGGGGTTTATCGATCCCcattttttcaatcaatCGAAAACTTTCCACCTCTTCATACGTGGGCAACCCTCTTTCGTCCATATCTAAATCTTTAGTGACATCCactaattcttcaatttgtAGAAATCCTTctgtatttttatcataataatggaatttttcaggaaattttaaaattagaaatctTCTGATATTTTCAAAGCTAGTCAATTCCTTTAGCCGTTTCTTATTTACTAGactataatttttcataccCATAGCcatatttatattcatGCTGTTACTACTCGTGGTACAACTGGGGATACTATTTGtagattcattattattttcaaaaaaataattcttatTATGATCTCtcttgtatatttttttttcatttttaaaatttttattagttttttctttggaaAATTGTTGCTGTGattgtaattgtaattgataatttttatttgtcttctcaaaataatttatcaaaaaaatcttggcttttttaattagaaTCCAATCAAACATAtgatcaattgaataattgaAACGGTTAagtaaattgaaaaaaatttgtttgatatattgataatcaggtttttcattaaatagtAGTTGCTTACAATAAGAGatatattcttcaaattcttgTGGCAATCCCTTACACAACTCCTCACTGGAAATAGATCTTTTCTTATTTagaatttcattatatttctCCTTTTTTGTGGTACCCTTTAAGCCTTGCCATGGCAATTTCCCTTTACATAGATAAACCAATACGTAACCAATTGATTCTAAATCATCACGTCTAGCTTGTTCAATACCAATATGTGTATTAATAGATGCATATCTTGCTGTACCAGTTAGAGATTTACCGGATTTGAAAGGAATATGAGTTAATTTTCCATCTTCATTGGGAaccatatattttttagttaGACCAAAATCAATCATATAGATTATATTCGATGTCTTGTTATtaccaattaaaaaattgtcTGGTTTAATATCTCtatgaatataatttttggtATGTAAATTTTCAATCCTACTCAACATTTGAATACCgatttgaataattgtcttaaatgataattttctttcacAATTAGTTAAAATCCCTTCTAAGGATTCCCCTAATAGATCGATAACCATACAATTGCATTCTGCTGTTTCCCACATCCCAAACCATTTTAATGTTGGAATCCCGATAGTGCCTTGCAAGTCCTGATAAATCTTGGATTCATATTCCAATTGGGGATTTTTGGCACGTATGGGTTCCAATTTAACAGCCACAGATTCATTTGTTTCTAGATCAACCGCGTGATGAATTTCACCAAAAGACCCATTTCCAATTTTACGGCCAatcttatatttattaccaATTATACTTTCAATACCaggcattttttttagtgaATAGGTAGGTCAAAGGTGCTAATGTGTattaagattttttttttttttattttttgagaTTTTGATTGCTTTAGatagataaaataaaattagtatagaaaaaaataatatataaaaatatgaataaaagttaagttaaaaaaatgaaaaaaaaatatatcgaGCCTTTGTTtagtaatatttattaaaaattattgtcTTTGACCCACtttaataaacaatatTGAATGTCTTTTACATGTTACAAAAAATTTGCACactaaattttatttttttctttttgttttttgaacattatatttatatttaataaaaaaaattttattattaaatagtTTGTGTCCCATTCTATCCTTACCCTAATATTAGTTTTGCTTTTcacaaagaaaatttattattggtttTACTAGTAAAGTGTTTCATGattaacttttttaatgatttagtGTCGccaaaatttttgaattcttgaattttcGGAAATAAATGTTCATCGGgaaattatcttttttggtaaacaataacaaattgattaattctATATAAGGAATAATAAACAAGATAAATCTAAGATCTGCGCTAAAAACAAGATTCTTTATAAAGAGCCAAAAATCATCGAATATTCAATCACAAAGAACGTCTGTTCAACAATAAAGAGGCTTTGAAATGCTATTACCTTTACCAGGAGATGTATCAATTGCAAAAGATGTCAGAAGACAACGGAATTCATTTTTGAATGCACAacataattataatagtGCTATGAACAATATGACTACCTCACATGATCagtcaaaattaaatggaTATATATCACCATCAAGGATTCCACTTTGGACATCTGCAAATCAAGCACGATCAccatttaataaacaaGCCAATGTTAGACAAAATGGCAATTTTTCAACCTCAAGAATTACATCTCCTTCTAAGATCCCATCTCCTCCTAAGATTGCATCTCCAATAAAGTATCTACCATACTCACCATCAAAAAGTAACCGTTTTTCAATGTCCAAGAGATCACCATTAAGAGAAATGCAAAATATACAAAGAAAATCTTATAGAAGTGGTTCTAGCATACCAACTAAAGAAAAGTTATTATTGCCAAGtattagtagtagtaataGTGGCAATAATGACCATGCTATCTCTAATATTAACtcgaaaaataaattacaattttctgattttgaaataggTCGAGGGTTAGGTAAAGGTAAATTTGGTAAAGTATATTGTGTTAAACATAAACAGTCTGGGTTTATCAGTGCATTAAAAGtcatgaaaaaaaaagagattGTAAGCTACAACGCAGAGaaacaatttaaaagagAAGTTGAAGTTCAAAATTCATTGAACCACCCTAATATTGTTAAGATCTTTGGGTTTTTCCAAGACGAGATATTcgtatatttaattatggAATATCTAATTAACGGTGAACTgtataaatctttaaagaataataatggcccatttaatgatatattAGCATcgaattatatttatcagATAGCAGAtgctttaaaatatatgcaTAGTAAACATATAATACATCGCGATATCAAACCAGAGAATATTGTATTAggttttaataataaaataaaattagcAGATTTTGGCTGGAGCATATGCACACCTCCAAATTTAAGAAGAAAAACTATATGTGGTACAATTGACTATCTAGCTCCTGAACTTGTAACCTTTAaagaatatgattataacGTAGATATATGGGCACTGGGTATACTGACTTATGAATTAATAGTTGGAAACCCACCTTTCGAAGAGGAAACAAAAGATTTAACATATAAGAGAATTATAAACGTGGACTTAAATTTTCCTCAAACTGTCTCTATGGACGCAAGAGATTTGATAACTAGACTGTTAAGATTTGATCCTTCCAAGAGAATGCCATTAGTAGATGTTATGAAGCACCCATGGATTACAAAAAACAAACCATACTGGTGATAGGACTTCTAACCTATACTAAATCCATCcataaatattcttaaGAACTgattttgatgaattaCTTCATCCTCATCCTTGATGCATATCCTACATTTTTTAgttattactatttattCCCACGGTAAATATACATATTGATTTGctttttagaaatttcacttatatatttcaattaataaatatattcattacCAAAATGATATCATAGTTTAATCCAATATCTGGTATCATATCtactaaaatattttttttaattttcattgAGTTTACGATTCTtagtctttttttttttttttcacgtGACGGGCtgttgtatattttttttaattggaATCTTATACCATATATACAATAGCCATCTTAAAAAGCTGTTAACTAAAACTTTCCTAAcatatagaaaatatttgtaatttgaacttaaagaaaatacatttattattcattacTAGATTAATTGGAATTTCTAATATAGATATGCTAAGCCTACGAACTTGCCAAAGACAATTTGCAACTGCAACGATTTTAAGGGCTGCAAAACCACCACCAGCTAGAGGGAAAGTTCAAGGGTTTtctagaaaaaaatttaaagctGGGGATAAAGACTCTTCTAAGAAAATATCGCGTGGTACTCTTTACAAAAATTGGAAAGATACTGTTCAAACTGCCagattaaataaaaatgccCCCAGAGTCCCTGATATGCCCACCTgtaaattagataatttagaaaacaTTAAAGAATCATTGAACAAAGTGGTTAACTACACTGACAGGcaatataaatatctacATGTGTTAGGTGCATTTAAGAAGGATCAATTTAATGAGTTATTTAAACAACCAATAACTTTGATCAGAAAAGATACTACTGaggaatttattaaattaatcgAATCAtcgaaaataaaaaattacataaTTACTGGAGAACCAGGTGTAGGTAAGTCTGTATTACTGTCTCAAACTCAAGCGTATGctatagaaaataattttattacctTAAATGTCTCATATccaaatttattcattaatgggagaaatgattttttctttgatcAAACTGCAAATACATATTTCCAACCAATGTATctaaaacaattattatcCAAATTGAAAAACTCAGCAGATGCTAAAGTTTACGAATCATTGTTATTGAAGAATAATTACCGTTTCTTAGGTGTTATATCTTCCCTAAGTTCTACGCATAAAACAGTTAATTTCGAAAAAGGAAAGAATTCTGTTTTGGATCTATTAAATCTGAACATACAGCCTCGTCAAAGAGGTATGTTATTTCAAGCTATCATAGACGAGTTATCAGCACAAGATAAGTATCCAGTACTCCTTACTATTGATAACTtctcatcattattaacgAATCCATACACTGCTTACAAAGATACAAGCAACAAaaacatatttttaatggATTTACAACTTGgaaaaattctaatgaaCATTATTGAAGGTAAAATTAACTTTAAAAATCCAAAGAGTGCTGTTGTTTTAGCTATTTCGGGGGTTGATAGAACTAATCAAACTTTACCAGTGGGTTTAGGTAAACTCGAAGAGGACGTTTACGTTAAaccaaaatattatgaaccaagattttccaaaatacTTCAAAATGGTGGTGTTCAGGAGTTTGAGGTTCCAAAGCTAAATAAAAGTGAAGTTTCTCAGCTGATAGATTTTTATATCAAGTCTGGAATCGTATCTGAAAACGATGTTGAAAAAACTAATGAAACCACGAAATTAATcgatgaaaaatatataatatcaGGAAATGGTAACCCTAGGGAGTTGTTAAAAAGTTTTGTATTAAGTCATTCATAAATACGTATTTTTTACATTATGTATATTTCATCTTGTATATCTTCTAATACTGTAAATATTCAAACATATtataaattcatttaaatttaaagctATACTATCACCATAGAAGGAAAAATGCTACgttatattgaaaaagaaaacaagtATATAAATCACAATATGTAActatatataaaacaaGATGTTACAACCCATAGTAATAcaaatttagaaaagaaaatccctgtaatatttatttttattatatcgTCTTTGCAACGGTACACAAGCATATTGAAAGAATGGGAAATGTACTATGGTTATTTTAGGCCGTATATAATAAAGCTAAACCATTTAGAGAAAATAtgacaaaataaaatgagaacacaaaaagaaagatgACAAAATTTTAGCGTGATATAATCATTCATTAAACCAatcatcatcgtcatctACAAATTTGTCATCATTACCACCTTGATTGTTCTCAAAAGTTTGAGATTGATGCTGTTGATGCTGAGGTGCTGGTGGTTGCCTATGAGCTGCAGACTTCAGTTGCTGCTCTCTTTCTTTCCAGTTAGTTCTAATACCTTCAACAATTTCACTTAAATCTTCTAGCTTAACAGAATCATTAATACTTTCTAATACTTTTTGTACAACA
This genomic stretch from Henningerozyma blattae CBS 6284 chromosome 1, complete genome harbors:
- the TPK2 gene encoding cAMP-dependent protein kinase catalytic subunit TPK2 (similar to Saccharomyces cerevisiae TPK2 (YPL203W); ancestral locus Anc_6.214) — protein: MDMPINYQDYQHQHQQPHHQQQQQKAFIRQQQMGHTTVDSSNNDQAGNIAMASDLKAAIQRNVNIDMDSNNNEVVHKHQRSTVTKGKYGLQDFQIMRTLGTGSFGRVHLVRSVHNGRYYAIKVLKKQQIIKMKQIEHTNDERRMLKLVEHPFIIRLWGTFQDSRNLFMVMDYIEGGELFSLLRKSQRFPNPVAKFYAAEVVLALEYLHANNIIYRDLKPENILLDRNGHIKVADFGFAKEVSSVTWTLCGTPDYIAPEVIATKPYNKSVDWWSLGVLIYEMLAGYTPFYDVTPMKTYEKILQGKINFPQGFHPDVIDLLTRLITSDLTKRLGNLQNGSRDVKNHPWFSEVIWEKLLARDIETPYEPPITAGVGDTSLFDQYPEEHFDYGIQSDDPYAQYFIDF
- the HRR25 gene encoding serine/threonine protein kinase HRR25 (similar to Saccharomyces cerevisiae HRR25 (YPL204W); ancestral locus Anc_6.215) gives rise to the protein MPGIESIIGNKYKIGRKIGNGSFGEIHHAVDLETNESVAVKLEPIRAKNPQLEYESKIYQDLQGTIGIPTLKWFGMWETAECNCMVIDLLGESLEGILTNCERKLSFKTIIQIGIQMLSRIENLHTKNYIHRDIKPDNFLIGNNKTSNIIYMIDFGLTKKYMVPNEDGKLTHIPFKSGKSLTGTARYASINTHIGIEQARRDDLESIGYVLVYLCKGKLPWQGLKGTTKKEKYNEILNKKRSISSEELCKGLPQEFEEYISYCKQLLFNEKPDYQYIKQIFFNLLNRFNYSIDHMFDWILIKKAKIFLINYFEKTNKNYQLQLQSQQQFSKEKTNKNFKNEKKIYKRDHNKNYFFENNNESTNSIPSCTTSSNSMNINMAMGMKNYSLVNKKRLKELTSFENIRRFLILKFPEKFHYYDKNTEGFLQIEELVDVTKDLDMDERGLPTYEEVESFRLIEKMGIDKPHENGLQSTQISEINNINEDYYSITEKDEKLLVENSTLLCFDFQDKFKIKSRHSSRNTKLFEPKRWKQEKERDRERQATKDAIMEVIEAKSNGLQRQWIKGLGGPETKLEMGDIIHNSR
- the IPL1 gene encoding aurora kinase (similar to Saccharomyces cerevisiae IPL1 (YPL209C); ancestral locus Anc_6.222); translation: MLLPLPGDVSIAKDVRRQRNSFLNAQHNYNSAMNNMTTSHDQSKLNGYISPSRIPLWTSANQARSPFNKQANVRQNGNFSTSRITSPSKIPSPPKIASPIKYLPYSPSKSNRFSMSKRSPLREMQNIQRKSYRSGSSIPTKEKLLLPSISSSNSGNNDHAISNINSKNKLQFSDFEIGRGLGKGKFGKVYCVKHKQSGFISALKVMKKKEIVSYNAEKQFKREVEVQNSLNHPNIVKIFGFFQDEIFVYLIMEYLINGELYKSLKNNNGPFNDILASNYIYQIADALKYMHSKHIIHRDIKPENIVLGFNNKIKLADFGWSICTPPNLRRKTICGTIDYLAPELVTFKEYDYNVDIWALGILTYELIVGNPPFEEETKDLTYKRIINVDLNFPQTVSMDARDLITRLLRFDPSKRMPLVDVMKHPWITKNKPYW
- the RSM23 gene encoding mitochondrial 37S ribosomal protein mS29 (similar to Saccharomyces cerevisiae RSM23 (YGL129C); ancestral locus Anc_6.227): MLSLRTCQRQFATATILRAAKPPPARGKVQGFSRKKFKAGDKDSSKKISRGTLYKNWKDTVQTARLNKNAPRVPDMPTCKLDNLENIKESLNKVVNYTDRQYKYLHVLGAFKKDQFNELFKQPITLIRKDTTEEFIKLIESSKIKNYIITGEPGVGKSVLLSQTQAYAIENNFITLNVSYPNLFINGRNDFFFDQTANTYFQPMYLKQLLSKLKNSADAKVYESLLLKNNYRFLGVISSLSSTHKTVNFEKGKNSVLDLLNLNIQPRQRGMLFQAIIDELSAQDKYPVLLTIDNFSSLLTNPYTAYKDTSNKNIFLMDLQLGKILMNIIEGKINFKNPKSAVVLAISGVDRTNQTLPVGLGKLEEDVYVKPKYYEPRFSKILQNGGVQEFEVPKLNKSEVSQLIDFYIKSGIVSENDVEKTNETTKLIDEKYIISGNGNPRELLKSFVLSHS